In a genomic window of Muntiacus reevesi chromosome 1, mMunRee1.1, whole genome shotgun sequence:
- the CDKL3 gene encoding cyclin-dependent kinase-like 3 isoform X1 produces the protein MEMYETLGKVGEGSYGTVMKCKHKDTGQTVAIKIFYQKPEKSVNKIAMREIKFLKQFHHENLVNLIEVFRQKKKIHLVFEFIDHTVLDELQHYCHGLESKRLRKYLFQILRAIEYLHNNNIIHRDIKPENILVSQSGITKLCDFGFARTLAAPGDVYTDYVATRWYRAPELVLKDTSYGKPVDIWALGCMIIEMATGNPYLPSSSDLDLLHKIVLKVGNLTPHLQYIFSKSPIFAGVVLPQVQHPKNARKKYPKLNGLLADIVHACLQIDPAERMSSTDLLHHEYFTRDGFIEKFIPELKAKLLQEAKVNSFIKPKENSKENYFMKDERKTIYTNTLQSPSVWGKELEKEKKPKEIKVRVAKVKGGKGGILEPKKSVCEGGHCQQVAAEVVYTMSQGTKPVVSEPPNPVNPSTNSIGMKDDPCAGGSMVMPPINLTSSNLMASNPNSNLSHSNSRLTERAKKRRTSSQSIGQVISNRREDTGSTQSQMEKCVFNEQTSQTDQMANGNKRKLNFSRSDRKEFHFPELPFIIQSKEMKGIEVKQIKVLKRELKRADSSKIPTLLNADQYQEKQEDGNGHCKGKNLKRNRLFFW, from the exons CAATTTCATCATGAAAACCTGGTCAATCTGATTGAAGTTtttagacagaaaaagaaaattcatttggtGTTTGAATTTATTGACCACACAGTTTTAGATGAGTTACAACATTATTGTCACGGATTAGAGAGTAAACGACTTAGAAAATACCTCTTCCAGATTCTTCGAGCAATTGAATATCTTCACAATAATAAT atcaTTCATCGAGATATAAAACCTGAGAATATTTTAGTATCCCAATCAGGAATTACTAAACTCTGTGATTTTGGTTTTGCACGAACGCTAGCAGCTCCTGGAGATGTTTATACGGACTATGTGGCCACACGCTGGTATAGAGCTCCAGAATTAGTATTAAAAGATACCTCTTATGGAAA ACCTGTGGATATCTGGGCTTTGGGCTGTATGATCATTGAGATGGCCACTGGAAATCCCTATCTTCCTAGCAGCTCTGATTTGGATTTActtcataaaattgttttaaaagtag gcaATTTGACACCTCACTTGCAGTATATCTTTTCTAAGAGTCCCATTTTTGCTGGTGTGGTCCTCCCTCAAGTTCAACACCccaaaaatgcaagaaaaaaatacCCAAAGCTAAATGGATTGTTGGCTGACATAGTTCAT gcTTGTTTACAAATTGATCCTGCTGAGAGGATGTCATCTACGGATCTTTTGCATCATGAGTATTTTACTAGAGATGGATTTATTGAAAA ATTCATACCAGAACTGAAAGCTAAATTGCTACAAGAAGCAAAAGTCAATTCATTCATAAAACCAaaagagaattctaaagaaaattactttatgaaagatgaaagaaaaacaatttatacCAATACACTGCAAAGTCCTTCAGTTTGGGGAAAG GaattggaaaaagagaaaaagcccaAGGAGATCAAAGTCAGAGTTGCTAAAGTTAAAGGAGGGAAAGGAGGTATCTTAGAACCAAAAAAGAGTGTGTGTGAAGGTGGACATTGTCAACAGGTTGCAGCTGAAGTTGTTTATACTATGTCTCAAGGTACAAAACCTGTAGTCAGTGAGCCACCAAACCCTGTCAATCCCAGCACTAACTCTATAGGCATGAAAGATGATCCATGTGCTGGAGGTAGTATGGTGATGCCACCCATCAATCTAACTAGCAGCAACTTGATGGCTTCAAATCCCAATTCAAATCTCTCCCACTCCAATTCAAG gtTAACTGAAAGAGCCAAAAAGAGACGTACGTCTTCACAATCTATTGGACAAGTTATATCTAACAGGCGTGAGGATACAGGTTCCACTCAA aGCCAAATGGAGAAGTGTGTGTTTAATGAGCAAACCAGCCAAACTGACCAAATggcaaatggaaacaaaaggaagCTAAATTTTTCCAGATCTGACCGGAAAGAATTCCATTTCCCAGAATTGCCTTTCATAATACAATCAAAGGAGATGAAAGGAATCGAAG TGAAACAGATAAAAGTGTTGAAGAGGGAATTAAAGAGAGCAGATTCATCTAAAATACCAACTTTACTTAATGCAGATCAATATCAAGAAAAACAAGAG GATGGAAATGGACATTGTAAGGGGAAGAATTTGAAGAGGAACAGACTTtttttctggtag
- the CDKL3 gene encoding cyclin-dependent kinase-like 3 isoform X2, translating to MEMYETLGKVGEGSYGTVMKCKHKDTGQTVAIKIFYQKPEKSVNKIAMREIKFLKQFHHENLVNLIEVFRQKKKIHLVFEFIDHTVLDELQHYCHGLESKRLRKYLFQILRAIEYLHNNNIIHRDIKPENILVSQSGITKLCDFGFARTLAAPGDVYTDYVATRWYRAPELVLKDTSYGKPVDIWALGCMIIEMATGNPYLPSSSDLDLLHKIVLKVGNLTPHLQYIFSKSPIFAGVVLPQVQHPKNARKKYPKLNGLLADIVHACLQIDPAERMSSTDLLHHEYFTRDGFIEKFIPELKAKLLQEAKVNSFIKPKENSKENYFMKDERKTIYTNTLQSPSVWGKELEKEKKPKEIKVRVAKVKGGKGGILEPKKSVCEGGHCQQVAAEVVYTMSQGTKPVVSEPPNPVNPSTNSIGMKDDPCAGGSMVMPPINLTSSNLMASNPNSNLSHSNSRLTERAKKRRTSSQSIGQVISNRREDTGSTQSQMEKCVFNEQTSQTDQMANGNKRKLNFSRSDRKEFHFPELPFIIQSKEMKGIEVKQIKVLKRELKRADSSKIPTLLNADQYQEKQENTGNAQTERKKNLPDVE from the exons CAATTTCATCATGAAAACCTGGTCAATCTGATTGAAGTTtttagacagaaaaagaaaattcatttggtGTTTGAATTTATTGACCACACAGTTTTAGATGAGTTACAACATTATTGTCACGGATTAGAGAGTAAACGACTTAGAAAATACCTCTTCCAGATTCTTCGAGCAATTGAATATCTTCACAATAATAAT atcaTTCATCGAGATATAAAACCTGAGAATATTTTAGTATCCCAATCAGGAATTACTAAACTCTGTGATTTTGGTTTTGCACGAACGCTAGCAGCTCCTGGAGATGTTTATACGGACTATGTGGCCACACGCTGGTATAGAGCTCCAGAATTAGTATTAAAAGATACCTCTTATGGAAA ACCTGTGGATATCTGGGCTTTGGGCTGTATGATCATTGAGATGGCCACTGGAAATCCCTATCTTCCTAGCAGCTCTGATTTGGATTTActtcataaaattgttttaaaagtag gcaATTTGACACCTCACTTGCAGTATATCTTTTCTAAGAGTCCCATTTTTGCTGGTGTGGTCCTCCCTCAAGTTCAACACCccaaaaatgcaagaaaaaaatacCCAAAGCTAAATGGATTGTTGGCTGACATAGTTCAT gcTTGTTTACAAATTGATCCTGCTGAGAGGATGTCATCTACGGATCTTTTGCATCATGAGTATTTTACTAGAGATGGATTTATTGAAAA ATTCATACCAGAACTGAAAGCTAAATTGCTACAAGAAGCAAAAGTCAATTCATTCATAAAACCAaaagagaattctaaagaaaattactttatgaaagatgaaagaaaaacaatttatacCAATACACTGCAAAGTCCTTCAGTTTGGGGAAAG GaattggaaaaagagaaaaagcccaAGGAGATCAAAGTCAGAGTTGCTAAAGTTAAAGGAGGGAAAGGAGGTATCTTAGAACCAAAAAAGAGTGTGTGTGAAGGTGGACATTGTCAACAGGTTGCAGCTGAAGTTGTTTATACTATGTCTCAAGGTACAAAACCTGTAGTCAGTGAGCCACCAAACCCTGTCAATCCCAGCACTAACTCTATAGGCATGAAAGATGATCCATGTGCTGGAGGTAGTATGGTGATGCCACCCATCAATCTAACTAGCAGCAACTTGATGGCTTCAAATCCCAATTCAAATCTCTCCCACTCCAATTCAAG gtTAACTGAAAGAGCCAAAAAGAGACGTACGTCTTCACAATCTATTGGACAAGTTATATCTAACAGGCGTGAGGATACAGGTTCCACTCAA aGCCAAATGGAGAAGTGTGTGTTTAATGAGCAAACCAGCCAAACTGACCAAATggcaaatggaaacaaaaggaagCTAAATTTTTCCAGATCTGACCGGAAAGAATTCCATTTCCCAGAATTGCCTTTCATAATACAATCAAAGGAGATGAAAGGAATCGAAG TGAAACAGATAAAAGTGTTGAAGAGGGAATTAAAGAGAGCAGATTCATCTAAAATACCAACTTTACTTAATGCAGATCAATATCAAGAAAAACAAGAG aATACAGGAAATGCACAAACTGAAAGGAAGAAGAACCTGCCAGATGTAGAGTAG